From a region of the Pongo abelii isolate AG06213 chromosome 9, NHGRI_mPonAbe1-v2.0_pri, whole genome shotgun sequence genome:
- the LOC100440370 gene encoding T-cell surface glycoprotein CD3 gamma chain isoform X2, which translates to MKEGTGTLAQSIKGNHLVKVYDYQEDGSVLLTCDAEAKNITWFKDGKMIGFLTENKKKWNLGSNTKDPRGMYQCKGSQKKSKPLQVYYRMCQNCIELNAATISGFLFAEIISIFVLAVGVYFIAGQDGVRQSRASDKQTLLPNDQLYQPLKDREDDQYSHLQGNQLRRN; encoded by the exons GTACTTTGGCTCAGTCAATCAAAG GAAACCACTTGGTTAAGGTGTATGACTATCAAGAAGATGGTTCGGTACTTCTGACTTGTGATGCGGAAGCCAAAAATATCACGTGGTTTAAAGATGGGAAGATGATAGGCTTcctaactgaaaataaaaaaaaatggaatctggGAAGTAATACCAAGGACCCTCGAGGGATGTATCAGTGTAAAGGATCACAGAAAAAGTCAAAACCACTCCAAGTGTATTACAGAA TGTGTCAGAACTGCATTGAACTAAATgcagccaccatatctggctttCTCTTTGCTGAAATCATCAGCATTTTCGTCCTTGCTGTTGGGGTCTACTTCATTGCTGGACAGGATGGAGTTCGCCAGTCGAGAG CTTCAGACAAGCAGACTCTGTTGCCCAATGACCAGCTCTACCAG CCCCTCAAGGATCGAGAAGATGACCAGTACAGCCACCTTCAAGGAAACCAATTGAGGAGGAATTGA
- the LOC100440370 gene encoding T-cell surface glycoprotein CD3 gamma chain isoform X1, which yields MEQGKGLAVLILAIILLQGTLAQSIKGNHLVKVYDYQEDGSVLLTCDAEAKNITWFKDGKMIGFLTENKKKWNLGSNTKDPRGMYQCKGSQKKSKPLQVYYRMCQNCIELNAATISGFLFAEIISIFVLAVGVYFIAGQDGVRQSRASDKQTLLPNDQLYQPLKDREDDQYSHLQGNQLRRN from the exons ATGGAACAGGGGAAGGGCCTGGCTGTCCTCATCCTGGCTATCATTCTTCTTCAAG GTACTTTGGCTCAGTCAATCAAAG GAAACCACTTGGTTAAGGTGTATGACTATCAAGAAGATGGTTCGGTACTTCTGACTTGTGATGCGGAAGCCAAAAATATCACGTGGTTTAAAGATGGGAAGATGATAGGCTTcctaactgaaaataaaaaaaaatggaatctggGAAGTAATACCAAGGACCCTCGAGGGATGTATCAGTGTAAAGGATCACAGAAAAAGTCAAAACCACTCCAAGTGTATTACAGAA TGTGTCAGAACTGCATTGAACTAAATgcagccaccatatctggctttCTCTTTGCTGAAATCATCAGCATTTTCGTCCTTGCTGTTGGGGTCTACTTCATTGCTGGACAGGATGGAGTTCGCCAGTCGAGAG CTTCAGACAAGCAGACTCTGTTGCCCAATGACCAGCTCTACCAG CCCCTCAAGGATCGAGAAGATGACCAGTACAGCCACCTTCAAGGAAACCAATTGAGGAGGAATTGA